One region of Streptomyces sp. CG4 genomic DNA includes:
- a CDS encoding alcohol dehydrogenase catalytic domain-containing protein — protein MRGVVFDGKQVQVVDDLAVRGPGPGEVLVAIAAAGLCHSDLSVVDGTIPFPVPVVLGHEGAGVVEAVGVGVTHVRPGDHVALSTLANCGTCPECDRGRPTMCRQAIGRPGKPFSRGTGPVHQFASNSAFAERTVVKAVQAVPIPKDIPLESAALIGCGVLTGVGAVLNRARVDRGDSVVVIGTGGIGLNVLQGARLAGALRIVAVDANPAKAEVARQFGATDFLTSTDGVRDILPAGADHTFECVGRVELIRQAIDLLDRHGQAILLGVPAATAEASFLVSSLYLDKSVLGCRYGSSRPQRDIALYAELYRQGRLLLDELVTAVYPVEDFAKARADAEAGRVARAVLTF, from the coding sequence ATGCGTGGTGTGGTGTTCGACGGCAAGCAGGTCCAGGTGGTGGACGACCTGGCGGTGCGCGGGCCGGGGCCCGGCGAGGTGCTCGTGGCCATCGCGGCGGCGGGACTGTGCCACAGCGATCTGTCCGTGGTGGACGGCACCATTCCCTTCCCGGTACCGGTGGTGCTGGGGCACGAGGGGGCCGGGGTGGTCGAGGCGGTCGGCGTGGGGGTCACCCATGTCCGGCCCGGTGACCATGTGGCGCTGTCCACGCTCGCCAACTGCGGCACCTGCCCGGAGTGCGACCGGGGCCGGCCGACGATGTGCCGGCAGGCGATCGGGCGCCCGGGGAAGCCGTTCAGCCGGGGCACCGGACCGGTCCATCAGTTCGCCTCCAACTCGGCGTTCGCGGAGCGGACCGTCGTCAAGGCCGTGCAGGCGGTGCCGATCCCGAAGGACATCCCCCTGGAGTCCGCCGCGCTGATCGGGTGCGGGGTGCTCACGGGCGTGGGCGCGGTGCTGAACCGGGCCCGGGTGGACCGCGGGGACAGTGTCGTCGTCATCGGGACCGGGGGCATCGGGCTGAACGTGCTGCAGGGCGCCCGGCTCGCGGGGGCGCTCAGGATCGTCGCCGTGGACGCCAATCCGGCCAAGGCGGAGGTGGCCCGGCAGTTCGGCGCCACCGACTTCCTGACCTCGACGGATGGCGTGCGGGACATCCTGCCCGCGGGCGCCGACCACACCTTCGAGTGCGTCGGCCGGGTGGAGCTGATCCGGCAGGCCATCGACCTTCTCGACCGGCACGGCCAGGCGATCCTGCTCGGCGTCCCCGCGGCCACCGCGGAGGCGTCCTTCCTGGTCTCCTCCCTCTACCTCGACAAGTCCGTCCTGGGCTGCCGCTACGGCTCCTCGCGCCCCCAGCGGGACATCGCCCTGTACGCCGAGCTGTACCGCCAAGGGCGCCTGCTGCTCGACGAGTTGGTGACGGCCGTCTACCCGGTGGAGGACTTCGCCAAGGCCCGCGCGGACGCGGAGGCGGGCCGGGTGGCGCGGGCGGTGCTCACGTTCTGA
- a CDS encoding GlxA family transcriptional regulator yields the protein MSVVAEGSEDFRPHRVVVLALDGLLPFELGIPHRIFGRPKDERGRLLYEVVTCSVRPPGAVETDADFAVHVPHGPEALAEADTVIVPASYELGPVFEEGRLTEELAAALARIRPGTRLASICTGVYVLAAAGYLDGRPATTHWADAERFQRMFPRIRVDADVLFIDDGDVLTSAGVAAGIDLCLHMVRRDFGTAVANDVARRTVVPPYRDGGQAQYIHRPVPDPQLATTTAARAWALGRLHEPIQLRDMAGQEAMSVRTFTRRFREEVGVSPVQWLTQQRVERARHLLETTDLSIDQVAREAGFGTAQSMRQHLQQALGVTPTAYRRTFRTGAGVCGPAVRT from the coding sequence ATGAGTGTCGTAGCTGAAGGATCCGAGGACTTCCGGCCGCATCGGGTCGTCGTGCTCGCCCTCGACGGCCTGCTCCCCTTCGAACTGGGCATCCCGCACCGCATCTTCGGCCGCCCGAAGGACGAGCGGGGCAGGCTGCTGTACGAGGTGGTGACCTGCTCGGTACGGCCGCCCGGCGCGGTCGAGACGGACGCCGACTTCGCCGTGCACGTCCCGCACGGCCCGGAGGCGCTGGCCGAGGCCGACACGGTGATCGTCCCGGCGTCGTACGAGCTGGGCCCGGTCTTCGAGGAGGGCCGGCTCACCGAGGAGTTGGCCGCTGCGCTCGCCCGCATCCGGCCCGGTACCCGGCTCGCCTCCATCTGCACCGGTGTCTACGTCCTCGCCGCCGCCGGCTACCTCGACGGCCGCCCGGCGACCACGCACTGGGCCGACGCCGAGCGCTTCCAGCGGATGTTCCCGAGGATCAGGGTCGACGCGGACGTGCTGTTCATCGACGACGGCGACGTGCTGACCTCGGCCGGCGTGGCCGCCGGGATCGACCTGTGTCTGCACATGGTGCGCCGCGACTTCGGTACGGCGGTCGCCAACGACGTCGCCCGGCGTACGGTCGTACCGCCGTACCGGGACGGCGGCCAGGCCCAGTACATCCACCGCCCGGTCCCGGACCCGCAGCTGGCCACGACGACCGCGGCCCGCGCCTGGGCGCTGGGCCGCCTCCACGAGCCGATCCAGCTGCGCGACATGGCCGGGCAGGAGGCCATGTCGGTACGCACCTTCACCCGCCGCTTCCGCGAGGAGGTCGGGGTCAGCCCCGTCCAGTGGCTGACCCAGCAGCGCGTCGAACGCGCCCGCCATCTGCTGGAGACCACGGACCTGTCCATCGACCAGGTGGCGCGCGAGGCCGGCTTCGGCACGGCCCAGTCGATGCGCCAGCATCTCCAGCAGGCGCTCGGGGTGACACCGACGGCGTACCGGAGGACGTTCCGGACGGGCGCCGGGGTGTGCGGGCCGGCGGTCAGAACGTGA
- a CDS encoding MFS transporter, with protein sequence MTQTSPAAASSAAPVQAAPPARRRRVHRAWFVAAVTFVTIIGAAAFRSLPGLLIDPLHQEFGWSRGTIGAAVSINLALYGLTAPFAAALMDRFGIRRVVAVALLVIAAGSGLTVWMTAAWQLWLCWGLLVGLGSGSMALAFAATVTNRWFTERRGLVSGILTAASASGQLIFLPLLSWMVEHHGWRPAAVTVALAALAVVPFVWILLRDHPADIGQKPYGAREFIPKPPPVTGAARRTLNVLSTAARTGTFWLLAGTFAICGASTNGLIQTHFVPAEHDHGMPVTTAASLLAVIGVFDVVGTIASGWFTDRFEPRRLLAVYYALRGLSLLFLPMLLGPAVHPPMLFFIVFYGLDWVATVPPTLALCREQFGEDSAIVFGWVLASHQVGAALVAYLGGLARDVFGSYDLVWYASGTLCAAAALMSLVIRRRPVVPVPAAA encoded by the coding sequence GTGACTCAGACAAGCCCAGCCGCAGCCTCGTCCGCAGCCCCCGTCCAGGCCGCCCCGCCCGCCCGGCGCCGCCGGGTGCACCGCGCCTGGTTCGTCGCCGCCGTCACCTTCGTCACGATCATCGGCGCGGCCGCCTTCCGTTCCCTGCCCGGCCTGCTCATCGACCCCCTGCATCAGGAGTTCGGCTGGTCGCGCGGCACGATCGGCGCGGCCGTCTCCATCAACCTCGCGCTCTACGGCCTGACCGCCCCCTTCGCCGCGGCGCTGATGGACCGCTTCGGCATCCGCCGGGTGGTGGCCGTGGCGCTGCTCGTGATCGCGGCCGGTTCGGGCCTGACCGTGTGGATGACGGCGGCCTGGCAGCTGTGGCTGTGCTGGGGCCTGCTGGTGGGCCTGGGCTCCGGCTCGATGGCGTTGGCCTTCGCGGCGACGGTCACCAACCGCTGGTTCACCGAGCGGCGCGGACTGGTCAGCGGCATCCTCACCGCCGCGTCCGCCTCCGGCCAGCTGATCTTTCTGCCGCTGCTGTCCTGGATGGTCGAGCACCACGGCTGGCGCCCGGCGGCCGTGACCGTGGCGCTGGCCGCCCTGGCCGTGGTCCCCTTCGTCTGGATCCTGCTGCGCGACCACCCGGCCGACATCGGCCAGAAGCCGTACGGCGCAAGGGAGTTCATACCCAAGCCGCCGCCGGTGACGGGCGCCGCCCGCCGCACGCTGAACGTCCTCTCGACCGCCGCCCGCACCGGCACCTTCTGGCTGCTCGCCGGCACCTTCGCGATCTGCGGCGCCTCCACCAACGGCCTGATCCAGACCCACTTCGTGCCCGCCGAGCACGACCACGGCATGCCCGTCACCACGGCGGCCTCGCTGCTCGCGGTCATCGGCGTGTTCGACGTCGTCGGCACGATCGCCTCCGGCTGGTTCACCGACCGCTTCGAACCCCGCCGCCTGCTGGCGGTGTACTACGCCCTGCGCGGCCTCTCCCTCCTCTTCCTCCCGATGCTGCTGGGCCCCGCCGTCCACCCCCCGATGCTCTTCTTCATCGTCTTCTACGGCCTCGACTGGGTGGCCACGGTCCCGCCCACCCTGGCCCTGTGCCGGGAGCAGTTCGGCGAGGACAGCGCCATCGTCTTCGGCTGGGTGCTCGCCTCCCACCAGGTCGGCGCGGCCCTCGTCGCCTACCTCGGCGGACTCGCCCGCGACGTCTTCGGCTCCTACGACCTCGTCTGGTACGCCTCCGGCACGCTGTGCGCGGCGGCGGCGCTGATGTCCCTGGTGATCAGGCGGCGACCGGTGGTTCCCGTGCCGGCGGCGGCCTGA
- a CDS encoding DUF397 domain-containing protein: MLNGIDLYALDLSGPSFVKACGGNTHPDGESCVTLARIGDDAWALGDSKQPEAQPLRFTTEELTVAGIDPARFGLPV, from the coding sequence ATGCTGAACGGAATCGATCTGTACGCGCTCGACCTCAGCGGTCCCTCGTTCGTGAAGGCCTGCGGGGGCAACACCCACCCGGACGGCGAGTCGTGCGTGACCCTGGCCCGGATCGGAGACGACGCCTGGGCCCTCGGTGACAGCAAGCAGCCGGAGGCGCAGCCGCTGAGGTTCACCACGGAGGAACTGACCGTGGCCGGGATCGACCCGGCACGGTTCGGCCTGCCCGTCTGA
- a CDS encoding DUF6879 family protein: MARRLRFNGTGSDIGGCPSLHEDLDSGEIIVHGPPLTGTEDVAQLQHLSDGEVAVVVPRELLVDWAPKERARQVRTIDLDEFSDLFAKFEHTAWRLETRRRYASDEASDRWERFIETGSVVEDWPEGSPAKGFRDTIRAQTAQGKRVERVRIVDQPATTGQSYLLDGARWNIATGEDIRNMWRADADRLRLPAEDFWLFDSRLIALLRFDDDDQLTHVDLITEPAEVVRCAMIRDAAWHHAVPWKQFTAEMDSNA, from the coding sequence ATGGCGCGCAGGTTGCGGTTCAACGGGACGGGCAGCGACATCGGCGGATGCCCGTCCCTACACGAGGACTTGGACAGCGGGGAGATCATCGTGCACGGGCCTCCGCTGACCGGCACAGAAGACGTGGCGCAGCTCCAGCACCTCTCGGATGGAGAGGTTGCCGTGGTGGTCCCACGTGAGCTGCTGGTGGACTGGGCGCCGAAGGAGAGGGCGCGGCAGGTGCGGACGATCGATCTGGACGAGTTCAGTGATTTGTTCGCCAAGTTCGAGCACACTGCATGGAGGTTGGAGACCCGTCGTCGGTACGCGAGTGACGAGGCCAGCGACCGCTGGGAGCGGTTCATCGAGACCGGGAGCGTCGTCGAGGACTGGCCGGAGGGCTCGCCGGCCAAGGGGTTCCGCGACACGATCCGTGCGCAGACCGCACAGGGAAAGCGCGTCGAGCGGGTGCGGATCGTGGACCAACCCGCCACCACCGGGCAGAGCTACCTCCTCGACGGCGCCAGGTGGAACATCGCGACCGGTGAGGACATCCGCAACATGTGGCGTGCCGACGCAGATCGGCTCCGCCTCCCCGCCGAGGACTTCTGGCTGTTCGACAGCCGCCTCATCGCGCTCCTGCGGTTCGATGACGACGACCAACTCACCCACGTGGACCTCATCACGGAACCGGCAGAGGTGGTGCGTTGCGCCATGATCCGGGATGCTGCTTGGCATCACGCCGTACCGTGGAAGCAGTTCACGGCGGAGATGGACAGCAACGCGTAG
- a CDS encoding helix-turn-helix domain-containing protein: protein MSTDYQRARAELGRRLRELRVDSPDGRLTGTELAQRLGWPQSKVSKLENGRQTPTDDDLRAWVEAVGQPAVFPELRARLKGFESHIRSWRRQLAQGHGPVQETWNTLVSDAQTMHALSNAAVSGMLQTADYARYVFEGHSALQDAPRDTETAVRARMKRQEWLYRPGKRLNLLMHESVLWARICPPEVLAAQLDRLLGVVGMDTVRMGILPLDANLPLALGNSFCMLDERLVVVEDWHAELWLDDAETIALYRRVWDTFAESAVFGADAQQVIARVRRSIRV from the coding sequence GTGAGCACGGACTATCAGAGGGCGCGTGCAGAACTGGGCCGCAGGCTCAGGGAACTCCGCGTCGACAGCCCTGATGGTCGGCTCACCGGTACGGAACTGGCCCAACGGCTGGGGTGGCCGCAGTCGAAGGTCAGCAAGCTGGAGAACGGCAGACAGACACCCACGGACGACGACCTCCGGGCATGGGTCGAGGCTGTGGGGCAGCCTGCCGTGTTCCCGGAGCTGCGCGCCCGGCTGAAGGGTTTTGAGAGCCATATCCGTTCCTGGCGACGCCAGCTCGCGCAAGGGCACGGCCCGGTTCAGGAAACCTGGAACACTCTCGTCTCCGACGCCCAGACGATGCACGCGTTGAGCAACGCCGCTGTCAGCGGGATGCTCCAAACAGCCGACTATGCCCGGTACGTCTTCGAGGGCCACTCCGCGCTTCAGGATGCGCCGCGGGACACGGAAACCGCTGTGCGGGCTCGCATGAAACGGCAGGAGTGGCTGTACCGTCCAGGCAAGCGGTTGAACCTGCTCATGCATGAGAGCGTGCTGTGGGCTCGCATCTGCCCACCAGAGGTACTGGCGGCCCAACTTGACCGTTTGCTCGGCGTGGTGGGCATGGACACCGTGCGCATGGGAATCCTGCCGCTGGATGCCAACCTGCCTTTGGCGCTGGGCAACTCCTTCTGCATGCTGGACGAGCGCCTCGTCGTGGTCGAGGACTGGCACGCCGAACTCTGGCTGGACGACGCCGAAACGATCGCTCTCTACCGCCGCGTCTGGGACACCTTCGCGGAGTCGGCCGTCTTCGGCGCCGACGCCCAGCAGGTGATCGCCCGCGTCCGCCGGAGTATACGTGTGTGA
- a CDS encoding DUF6879 family protein, producing MPQNLPSFDDLMEAAQCCAVHLEMRDQYAVGDEADDFNTWLSTGRIDTDPASEYWAPWVSLISRTVARGVVVRRARIVSEPVTDYIRYEHAGTLVNVAAGEQVRWLPRLRAVDLMLPGADLWIFDGKQVLFNHFTGVGEWADPAKELRTEPSLVKQCSDAFGAVWERAIPHEMYEIR from the coding sequence ATGCCGCAGAACCTGCCCAGCTTTGACGACCTCATGGAAGCTGCACAATGCTGCGCCGTGCACCTCGAAATGCGTGACCAGTACGCCGTGGGCGACGAGGCGGATGACTTCAACACGTGGCTGAGCACGGGCCGGATAGACACTGATCCCGCCTCAGAATACTGGGCACCTTGGGTCAGCTTGATCTCCCGCACGGTCGCCCGCGGCGTCGTCGTACGACGTGCCCGCATCGTCTCAGAACCGGTCACCGACTACATCCGCTACGAGCATGCGGGCACACTCGTCAACGTCGCGGCCGGCGAGCAGGTGCGATGGCTGCCCCGCCTGCGGGCGGTCGACCTGATGCTGCCAGGCGCTGACCTGTGGATCTTCGATGGGAAGCAGGTCCTCTTCAACCACTTCACTGGCGTCGGCGAATGGGCCGACCCGGCCAAGGAATTGCGCACGGAGCCGAGCCTCGTCAAGCAGTGCTCGGACGCCTTTGGGGCGGTCTGGGAACGCGCCATCCCGCACGAGATGTACGAGATCCGCTGA
- a CDS encoding ATP-binding protein has translation MPETETFRIPKRRQHVSTARQYIRKALADWGITGELADAVTLSVSELVTNAVTHCRTPYAQVEVTLTLREAELMLEVSDPDRDALPRCHDSGPDEEGGRGLALVEVLADAWGCRREPYAKCVWALFALVKIEGAHAPAGL, from the coding sequence ATGCCCGAAACCGAAACCTTCCGCATCCCCAAGCGCAGACAACACGTGTCAACCGCCCGTCAGTACATCCGCAAAGCCCTCGCGGACTGGGGGATCACGGGTGAACTCGCCGACGCCGTCACCCTGTCGGTGAGCGAACTCGTCACCAACGCCGTGACCCACTGCCGAACGCCCTACGCCCAGGTCGAGGTCACGCTCACCCTCCGGGAAGCGGAGCTGATGCTGGAGGTCTCGGATCCGGACAGGGACGCGCTTCCCCGGTGCCACGACTCCGGCCCGGACGAGGAAGGCGGACGCGGACTGGCACTCGTGGAGGTATTGGCCGATGCCTGGGGTTGCCGACGAGAGCCGTACGCAAAGTGCGTGTGGGCCCTCTTCGCGCTGGTCAAGATAGAGGGAGCCCATGCTCCGGCTGGTTTATGA
- a CDS encoding helix-turn-helix domain-containing protein, protein MPVAGRPTVRSRRLGAALKTYRLAAKLDQLQAAEVIAAHQTRVSRIETGHVSARPLEIRAMLDAYGVHDTEVRQKLEELARQSKRRGWWLEHAAHLRPDYLDHIALEDDATYIREWQPALIPGLLQTPSYAQAIATGNPHYIAPERIAQLEKVRESRQAKIEEGGATYSTILWESVIAHPLVSTGIHQEQLAAILEIGKRKNVTVQVLPFSAGVLGSVTSAFSAFSFDSEPVVEAVTLENLRGASVLEGPEDLTAYANMYDLLRSSALAPDASAKLIRGILRSLKDDAS, encoded by the coding sequence ATGCCTGTAGCTGGACGACCGACCGTGCGTAGCAGGCGACTTGGCGCTGCGCTCAAGACGTATCGGCTGGCGGCGAAGCTGGATCAGCTTCAGGCTGCCGAGGTGATCGCCGCCCACCAGACCAGGGTCAGCCGCATCGAGACCGGACATGTTTCTGCTCGCCCGCTCGAAATCCGGGCGATGTTGGACGCGTACGGGGTGCATGACACCGAAGTCCGGCAGAAACTGGAGGAGTTGGCTCGTCAGTCGAAGCGCCGGGGCTGGTGGCTTGAGCATGCAGCGCACCTGCGGCCGGACTATCTCGACCACATCGCGCTGGAGGACGACGCGACCTACATTCGGGAGTGGCAGCCGGCCCTGATCCCGGGGCTCCTGCAAACTCCCTCGTACGCACAGGCGATCGCCACGGGAAATCCCCACTACATCGCCCCGGAGCGGATCGCTCAGTTGGAAAAGGTGCGCGAGAGTCGGCAGGCGAAGATCGAGGAAGGCGGGGCAACGTACTCCACCATCCTCTGGGAATCAGTCATCGCACACCCACTGGTGAGCACCGGAATTCACCAGGAGCAGCTCGCCGCGATCCTCGAGATCGGCAAGCGGAAGAACGTCACCGTGCAGGTGCTGCCGTTCAGCGCGGGCGTACTGGGATCCGTGACGTCTGCCTTCTCCGCCTTCAGCTTCGATTCCGAGCCGGTGGTCGAAGCAGTGACCCTGGAGAACCTGAGAGGAGCATCGGTCCTCGAAGGCCCTGAAGACCTCACCGCTTACGCCAATATGTACGACCTACTACGATCGTCGGCACTGGCACCGGACGCGAGCGCGAAGCTCATCCGGGGCATACTGCGGAGCCTGAAGGATGACGCATCGTGA
- a CDS encoding DUF397 domain-containing protein has translation MTEVVSPFRKSSYSQPEQNCVEVADTADNGRAVRDSKRPAGPLLTVSRDSWQAFLQQFA, from the coding sequence GTGACCGAGGTTGTAAGTCCCTTCCGGAAGTCGTCGTACTCCCAGCCGGAGCAAAACTGCGTAGAGGTCGCCGACACCGCCGACAACGGCCGAGCCGTCCGGGACAGCAAGCGCCCCGCCGGCCCCCTCCTCACCGTCTCCCGCGACAGCTGGCAGGCCTTCCTCCAGCAGTTCGCGTAG
- a CDS encoding flavin reductase family protein — protein MGHAGAAAAAVRYLRPRAVEPLPRPELRCVRQDERAPVDPAEFRRVLGNFATGVTVITAPAAEADAGPAGFACQSFASLSLDPPLVCFMVGRTSTTWPRIARAGVFCVNVLSADQGELCRAFAVSGADKFAGVPYDAAPASGSPRLTGTAAWIDCTIHAVHTGGDHLIVVGRVTALGTEEPADPLLFHRGRFARLAPQA, from the coding sequence ATGGGACACGCAGGGGCGGCGGCCGCCGCCGTCCGGTATCTGAGGCCGAGGGCCGTGGAGCCGTTGCCGCGGCCGGAGTTGCGATGCGTACGGCAGGACGAGCGGGCCCCCGTCGACCCGGCCGAGTTCCGGCGGGTGCTGGGGAACTTCGCGACCGGGGTCACGGTCATCACCGCCCCGGCCGCCGAGGCCGATGCGGGCCCCGCCGGCTTCGCCTGCCAGTCCTTCGCCTCCCTCTCCCTCGACCCGCCCCTGGTCTGCTTCATGGTCGGCCGTACGTCGACCACCTGGCCCCGCATCGCCCGCGCGGGCGTCTTCTGCGTCAACGTGCTCAGCGCCGACCAGGGCGAACTGTGCCGGGCCTTCGCGGTGAGCGGCGCGGACAAGTTCGCGGGCGTGCCGTACGACGCGGCGCCGGCCTCCGGTTCCCCGCGCCTGACCGGCACCGCCGCCTGGATCGACTGCACGATCCACGCCGTACACACCGGCGGCGACCACCTCATCGTCGTGGGCCGGGTGACCGCCCTCGGCACGGAGGAGCCGGCCGACCCGCTCCTCTTCCACCGGGGGCGGTTCGCCCGACTTGCTCCCCAGGCGTGA
- a CDS encoding enoyl-CoA hydratase-related protein has protein sequence MPVSGIGHEVREQVSYLTLDRPDALNALTPDMRDALIDRLSEASADPDVRAVVLTGTGRGFCAGADLRGGAGSGERIPGDVARMLRLGAQRLITAVLDCEKPVLAAVNGTAAGLGAHLAFACDLVLAAESARFIEVFVRRGLVPDAGGAYLLPRLLGPHRAKELMFFGDALPAPDAERLGLINRSVPDDELRKTAHAWATRLAAAPTRALALTKHLLNTSLESDRATAFAAESWAQEINMTTEDAREGLRAFVERREPEFRGR, from the coding sequence GTGCCGGTGAGCGGGATCGGCCATGAGGTGCGGGAACAGGTCTCGTACCTGACGCTCGACCGCCCGGACGCCCTCAACGCCCTCACCCCGGACATGCGGGACGCCCTCATCGACCGCCTGTCGGAGGCGTCGGCGGACCCGGACGTACGGGCGGTGGTCCTGACCGGCACGGGTCGCGGCTTCTGCGCGGGCGCGGACCTGCGCGGTGGAGCGGGCTCCGGCGAGCGGATCCCCGGCGACGTGGCACGGATGCTGCGCCTCGGCGCCCAACGCCTGATCACGGCGGTCCTGGACTGCGAGAAGCCGGTGCTCGCCGCGGTGAACGGCACGGCGGCGGGCCTGGGCGCGCATCTGGCGTTCGCCTGCGATCTGGTCCTGGCCGCCGAGTCGGCCCGCTTCATCGAGGTGTTCGTACGGCGGGGCCTGGTACCGGACGCCGGCGGCGCCTACCTCCTCCCCCGCCTGCTGGGCCCCCACCGGGCGAAGGAGCTGATGTTCTTCGGCGACGCCCTGCCGGCGCCGGACGCGGAGCGCCTGGGCCTGATCAACCGGTCCGTCCCGGACGACGAGTTGCGGAAAACGGCCCACGCATGGGCCACCCGCCTGGCCGCCGCCCCCACCCGCGCCCTGGCCCTGACCAAGCACCTGCTGAACACCTCCCTGGAATCGGACCGCGCCACCGCCTTCGCGGCGGAGTCCTGGGCCCAGGAGATCAACATGACGACCGAGGACGCCCGGGAGGGATTGCGGGCATTCGTGGAACGCCGGGAGCCGGAGTTCCGGGGCCGGTGA